AACTAGTCCTTGATATGCCCGTTGAGCATGAGAGATGTTCCTTTTGTAAACTAAATTGGTACAGTCCCAGGAAGGTTGCATTATGTGATTTTTCTGCATCTGTAGACTAGCCTTGAGATCTCAGGTACTCCTTCTATATGTTACAGGTATTAATTATATTACTAGGAACTGCTCACCTTCTTGGACTATCACTGTGAGTTTTTTAAAAGGTATAATGTTccaaccatcaagaaacccaaaccAGTATATCCCTGAATCTTCCAGCTGAAGATCTGTCATGGATAAAGAAGTGCAACCATTTGTTGAATCTCTTATTATGATCCTTTGATTTGGATCAGTAGTTAAATTCTTCCACCCTGGTCCCAAGAGCTGTCCAGGGGCTTTGGGATCACATAGTTCTCCTTTGCaccagattttcttttttttcagatGCTGCTGTCCACAAAAGCCCACCATGCTGAGGGGCTCTCCTCGTATTACTGTCACCTCTACTGGTCTCCATTCTGCTTTGCTTGGACTTTCAAAGGAAGGTGTTCTAAATGTTGCAAGTGAATTGGTTGTACTAGGTACTGAAATAcctgtggtggtggggaaacattaaaaacatacataattaTCAAAACAAGTCTTTGGCACTTGCCTTATACAGTGAATCAGACCTCTCCGTCCCTCTTGCTCAGAACTGTTCACATAGAATGGCAATGGTTTTCTGAGAACTTTCCCTGCATTTTTTACTTGGAGATTTAATCTGGGACTTTCCTCATGCAACTTATGGTCTCCACCACTAAGCTATCAGACTAAAGTTGGGAGACACCAATGACTCTTTAAGGATGATCTATCCATAATTTTCCCATGTTGCATAGTA
The nucleotide sequence above comes from Paroedura picta isolate Pp20150507F chromosome 4, Ppicta_v3.0, whole genome shotgun sequence. Encoded proteins:
- the LOC143835974 gene encoding uncharacterized protein LOC143835974 isoform X3 yields the protein MKQLSGVLLMLVLTVTGRNFMVYPTTSKTLLLRKHNFFSTSVLSISVPSTTNSLATFRTPSFESPSKAEWRPVEVTVIRGEPLSMVGFCGQQHLKKKKIWCKGELCDPKAPGQLLGPGWKNLTTDPNQRIIIRDSTNGCTSLSMTDLQLEDSGIYWFGFLDGWNIIPFKKLTVIVQEEQKNHGNVTITKENNPSIYHVALAVGSSMAGILIIAFISILILMMFTKSNVRDA